A single Candidatus Zixiibacteriota bacterium DNA region contains:
- a CDS encoding universal stress protein, translating into MMFKKILVPSDLSEQSTPGLHRAAELAKLMGAELVLLNVRPEFMSKEEMVLLRIKYYDFLKQEKDTAVAAKKILEEELRRAGGADLKHQVLLREGDPHREILETAKELGCDLIVITTTGRTGLLEHLRGSDAEQLVKDTHVPILVLPVPRTKE; encoded by the coding sequence ATGATGTTCAAGAAAATCCTCGTGCCCTCCGACCTCAGCGAGCAGTCGACGCCCGGCCTCCACCGTGCCGCCGAACTGGCCAAGCTCATGGGCGCCGAGCTGGTCCTGCTCAATGTGCGCCCCGAGTTCATGTCGAAAGAAGAGATGGTGTTGCTTCGGATCAAGTACTACGACTTCCTCAAGCAAGAGAAGGACACCGCGGTGGCCGCCAAGAAGATCCTCGAAGAGGAGTTGCGGCGCGCCGGCGGCGCCGATCTCAAACATCAGGTCCTGCTTCGCGAAGGCGATCCGCACCGCGAAATCCTCGAAACCGCCAAAGAACTTGGCTGTGACCTGATCGTGATCACAACTACCGGTCGCACCGGTCTGCTGGAACATCTGCGCGGCAGCGACGCCGAGCAACTGGTGAAAGACACCCACGTGCCGATCCTCGTGCTGCCGGTGCCGCGAACGAAGGAATAG